From a single Larus michahellis chromosome 18, bLarMic1.1, whole genome shotgun sequence genomic region:
- the KLHL11 gene encoding kelch-like protein 11, with protein sequence MSDKMAAAAASPQPQPGPGPPAAEAEGGGPRGGGADGEAEAEEFGCPAHCSDLAWRQNEQRRHGLYCDITLAFGGGRPGTAREYRAHRSVLAAATEYFTPLLSGGFAESRSGRVELQKWNSEGGPDPDTVEAVVGFMYTGTIRVSPGNVHEVLEMADRFLLTRLKEFCGEFLKKKLNLSNCVAVHSLAHMYSLNQLALKAQDMIRRNFHKVIQDEEFYTLPFHLIRDWLSDPEITVDSEEILFETVLKWVQKKPEERERYFEDLFKLLRLSQMKPTYLTRHVKSERLVSSNEACVKLVSEAVESHALRSENLQSGNLQHSACPVTLLPRFGQNMDVIMVIGGVSEGGDYLSECVGYFIDEDRWVNLPHIHNHLDGHAVAVTESYVYVAGSMEPGFAKTVERYNPNRNIWEQVSNLITRKHSFGLTEVKGNLYSIGGHGNFSPGFKDVAIYNPEQDKWLNLESAPKILRDVKAVSVEDRFVYVAARTPVDSDSEDGLRAVIIRYDAETRQWQDVESLPLIDNYCSFQMSVANTNFYHTASCCPKSYPIDNEEAKVKISGRASDEILESLPPEVLSIEGAAICYYKDDVFIIGGWKNSDDIDKQYRKEAYRYCAERKRWMLLPPMPQPRCRATACHVRIPFRCLQGTQRYPMPQNLMWQKDRIRQMQERQMQEMHRHSLSLRRMPRSQIEC encoded by the exons ATGTCGgacaagatggcggcggccgcggcctcccctcagccgcaGCCGGGCCCCGGCCCGCCGGCGGCGGAGGCGGAGGGCGGGGGcccgcgcggcggcggggcggacggggaggcggaggcggaggaGTTCGGGTGCCCGGCGCACTGCTCCGACCTGGCCTGGCGGCAGAACGAGCAGCGCCGCCACGGCCTTTACTGCGACATCACTCTGGCCttcggcggcgggcggcccgggaCGGCCCGCGAGTACCGAGCGCACCGCTCCGTGCTGGCCGCCGCTACCGAGTACTTCACGCCGCTGCTCTCGGGGGGGTTCGCGGAGTCGCGCTCGGGCCGCGTGGAGCTGCAGAAGTGGAACTCGGAGGGCGGCCCCGACCCCGACACGGTGGAGGCCGTCGTCGGCTTCATGTACACCGGCACCATCCGCGTCAGCCCCGGCAACGTCCACGAGGTGCTGGAGATGGCGGACAG GTTTCTGCTGACCCGGTTAAAAGAGTTCTGTGGAGAGTTTCTGAAGAAGAAACTCAACCTCTCCAACTGTGTTGCGGTGCACAGCTTAGCCCACATGTATTCCTTGAATCAGCTGGCCCTCAAAGCTCAGGATATGATCAGGAGAAACTTCCACAAAGTTATCCAAGATGAGGAGTTCTACACTTTGCCCTTTCACCTCATCCGAGACTGGCTCTCAGACCCGGAGATCACAGTGGACTCTGAAGAAATCCTCTTTGAGACTGTTTTGAAGTGGGTTCAGAAAAAACctgaggaaagagagaggtaCTTTGAAGATCTCTTTAAACTGCTTAGATTGTCTCAGATGAAACCCACTTACCTTACTCGCCACGTCAAATCGGAAAGGCTGGTATCGAGTAACGAAGCCTGTGTTAAATTAGTGTCTGAAGCCGTGGAGAGTCATGCCTTGCGGTCTGAGAACTTGCAGTCCGGTAATCTACAACATTCCGCTTGTCCGGTAACGTTGTTGCCGCGTTTTGGACAAAACATGGATGTCATTATGGTGATTGGTGGTGTGTCGGAGGGAGGAGATTACTTAAGTGAGTGCGTAGGGTATTTCATCGATGAAGATAGGTGGGTAAACTTACCGCACATACATAATCATCTTGATGGGCATGCTGTTGCTGTGACAGAATCTTATGTTTATGTGGCTGGCTCCATGGAACCAGGGTTTGCCAAGACGGTAGAAAGGTACAATCCAAACAGGAATATTTGGGAGCAGGTCTCAAATCTAATAACCAGGAAGCATTCTTTTGGCCTTACTGAAGTTAAAGGAAATTTGTACAGTATTGGTGGACATGGCAATTTCAGTCCTGGCTTTAAAGATGTGGCCATTTATAATCCCGAACAAGATAAATGGCTTAACTTGGAGTCAGCACCAAAGATTCTTCGTGATGTCAAAGCTGTTTCTGTTGAAGACCGGTTTGTTTATGTTGCTGCTCGTACCCCGGTTGACAGTGATAGCGAAGATGGCTTGAGGGCGGTTATTATCAGATACGATGCTGAAACAAGGCAGTGGCAGGATGTGGAGTCTTTGCCGCTCATTGATAACTATTGCTCTTTTCAAATGTCTGTCGCTAACACAAACTTTTACCATACAGCATCGTGCTGCCCCAAGAGTTACCCTATAGATAATGAGGAAGCTAAGGTAAAGATCTCTGGGAGGGCCTCGGATGAGATTCTGGAAAGCTTACCCCCAGAGGTGCTTAGCATTGAAGGAGCAGCTATTTGTTATTATAAAGATGATGTTTTCATCATTGGGGGGTGGAAGAACAGTGATGATATTGACAAGCAATACAGGAAAGAGGCCTATCGTTACTGTGCTGAGAGAAAGCGCTGGATGCTTTTGCCTCCTATGCCTCAGCCTCGCTGCAGAGCAACAGCCTGCCACGTGAGAATTCCCTTCAGGTGCTTGCAGGGAACACAAAGATACCCCATGCCACAAAATTTGATGTGGCAAAAAGATAGAATAAGGCAAATGCAGGAAAGGCAGATGCAGGAAATGCACCGACACTCCCTAAGCTTACGGAGAATGCCACGCTCGCAGATTGAGTGCTAA
- the ACLY gene encoding ATP-citrate synthase isoform X2, producing MSAKAISEQTGKELLYKYICTSSAIQNRFKYARVTPDTDWARLTQDHPWLLSERLVVKPDQLIKRRGKLGLVGINLTLDQVKAWLKQRLGQETTIANAKGILKNFLIEPFVPHKQDEEFYVCIYAAREGDYVLFHHEGGVDVGDVDAKAQKLLVAVDEKLSESDVKKHLLKHAPANKQDILASFICGLFNFYEDLYFTYLEINPIVVHNDGVYILDLAAKIDATADYICKVKWGDVEFPPPFGREAYPEEAYIADLDAKSGASLKLTILNPKGRIWTMVAGGGASVVYSDTICDLGGVNELANYGEYSGAPSEQQTYDYAKTILSLMTREKHPEGKILIIGGSIANFTNVAATFKGIVRAIKDYQGPLKEHEVRIFVRRGGPNYQEGLRVMGEVGKTTGIPIHVFGTETHMTAIVGMALGHRPIPNQPPAAAHTANFLLNASGSPSTPAPSRTASFSESRPDDIAPAKKAKPTAPLGKATTLFSRHTKAIIWGMQTRAVQGMLDFDYICSRDEPSVAAMVYPFTGDHRQKFYWGHKEILIPVYKNMADAMRKHPEVDVLINFASLRSAYDSTVETMNYPQIRTIAIIAEGIPEALTRKLIKTADKKGVTIIGPATVGGIKPGCFKIGNTGGMLDNILASKLYRPGSVAYVSRSGGMSNELNNIISRTTDGVYEGVAIGGDRYPGSTFMDHVLRYQDTPGVKMIVVLGEIGGTEEYKICRGIKEGRITKPVVCWCIGTCATMFSSEVQFGHAGACANQASETAVAKNQALKEAGVFVPRSFDELGEVIQSVYQDLVAKRVIEPAEEVPPPTVPMDYSWARELGLIRKPASFMTSICDERGQELIYAGMPITEVFKEEMGIGGVLGLLWFQRRLPKYACQFIEMCLMVTADHGPAVSGAHNTIVCARAGKDLVSSLTSGLLTIGDRFGGALDAAAKMFSKAFDSGIIPMEFVNKMKKEGKLIMGIGHRVKSINNPDMRVQILKDYVKQHFPATPLLDYALEVEKITTSKKPNLILNVDGFIGVAFVDVLRNCGSFTREEADEYIDIGALNGIFVLGRSMGFIGHYLDQKRLKQGLYRHPWDDISYVLPEHMTM from the exons ATGTCAGCCAAAGCCATCTCTGAGCAGACGGGGAAGGAGCTCTTGTATAAGTATATCTGTACATCTTCTGCCATCCAGAACCGTTTCAAGTATGCCCGAGTCACCCCAGACACGGACTGGGCACGACTCACCCAGGACCACCCTTGGCTTCTGAGTGAG CGTTTAGTGGTGAAACCGGATCAGCTGATAAAGAGACGAGGGAAGCTGGGACTGGTTGGAATTAACCTCACTCTGGATCAGGTGAAGGCTTGGCTCAAACAGCGTCTGGGCCAAGAAACCACG ATTGCTAATGCCAAGGGAATCCTAAAGAATTTTCTGATTGAACCCTTCGTCCCTCACAAACAG GATGAAGAGTTCTATGTGTGCATATACGCTGCCCGGGAGGGAGACTACGTGCTCTTCCACCACGAAGGGGGTGTGGATGTGGGAGATGTTGATGCCAAAGCTCAGAAGTTGCTTGTGgctgtggatgaaaagctcagtGAATCGGATGTAAAGAAACATCTCCTAAAGCATGCACCAGCAAATAAACAAGA CATCTTGGCTAGCTTCATCTGTGGCCTGTTCAACTTTTATGAAGATCTATATTTCACATACCTCGAGATCAATCCAATAG tGGTGCATAATGATGGTGTCTACATCCTTGATTTGGCCGCGAAGATTGATGCAACTGCTGACTACATCTGCAAAGTGAAATGGGGGGATGTGGAGTTCCCCCCGCCCTTTGGCAGGGAAGCTTACCCAGAG GAAGCCTACATTGCTGATCTGGACGCAAAGAGCGGAGCCAGCTTGAAACTTACTATTCTCAATCCCAAAGGCAGGATCTGGACCATGGTGGCtggtggtggtgcctctgtgGTCTACAG cgACACCATTTGTGACCTGGGTGGTGTGAATGAGCTGGCTAACTATGGGGAATACTCAGGAGCCCCAAGTGAGCAGCAGACCTACGACTATGCTAAGACTATCCTGTCCCTCATGACACGAGAGAAGCACCCTGAAG GTAAAATCCTGATCATTGGAGGCAGCATTGCTAACTTCACCAATGTAGCGGCCACTTTTAAA GGCATTGTGAGAGCGATTAAGGATTACCAAGGCCCCCTGAAGGAGCATGAGGTGAGGATCTTTGTGCGAAGAGGAGGCCCGAACTACCAGGAAGGATTACGTGTCATGGGAGAAGTTG GGAAGACCACTGGGATCCCCATCCACGTCTTTGGCACGGAGACTCACATGACTGCGATTGTGGGGATGGCGCTTGGCCATCGGCCGATCCCCAACCAGCCGCCTGCTGCAGCCCACACCGCCAACTTCCTCCTCAATGCCAGCGGCAGCCCTTCG ACTCCAGCACCAAGCAGAACAGCTTCCTTCTCAGAGTCCAGACCAGATGATATTGCTCCAGCCAAGAAGGCAAAACCAACAGCCCCTCTTG GTAAAGCTACAACTCTGTTCAGCCGTCACACCAAAGCTATCATTTGGGGCATGCAGACACGGGCTGTGCAAGGAATGCTGGACTTTGATTATATTTGCTCCCGGGACGAACCTTCAGTAGCTGCCATGGTTTATCCATTCAC TGGTGACCACAGGCAGAAGTTCTATTGGGGCCACAAAGAAATCCTGATCCCAGTCTACAAGAACATGGCAGATGCCATGAGGAAGCACCCAGAGGTGGATGTTCTCATCAACTTTGCATCTCTGCGCTCTGCTTATGACAGCACTGTTGAAACCATGAATTACCCACAG ATCCGCACCATTGCCATTATTGCTGAGGGCATTCCAGAAGCCCTGACACGCAAACTGATCAAGACAGCTGATAAAAAAGGAGTTACTATCATTGGGCCTGCAACT GTTGGTGGGATCAAACCAGGTTGCTTTAAAATAGGCAACACAGGAGGGATGCTGGATAATATCTTAGCATCAAAACTGTACCGTCCCGGCAGTGTGGCTTATGTTTCACGGTCCGGAGGAATGTCCAATGAGCTCAACAACATCATTTCCCGAACCACCGATGGGGTCTATGAAGGGGTGGCCATTGGAGGAGACAG ATACCCTGGTTCAACTTTTATGGATCATGTCTTGCGCTATCAGGATACTCCAGGAGTGAAAATGATTGTAGTACTTGGAGAG atTGGAGGCACGGAAGAGTATAAGATCTGCAGGGGTATTAAAGAAGGTCGTATCACCAAGCCAGTGGTGTGCTGGTGTATTGGTACTTGTGCCACCATGTTCTCTTCAGAG GTGCAGTTTGGCCATGCAGGAGCTTGTGCCAACCAGGCTTCTGAAACTGCTGTTGCAAAGAATCAAGCCTTGAAGGAAGCTGGTGTGTTTGTTCCCCGGAGTTTTGATGAGCTGGGAGAGGTCATTCA GTCTGTCTACCAGGATCTTGTGGCCAAGAGAGTGATTGAACCAGCTGAGGAAGTGCCTCCTCCAACTGTGCCAATGGATTACTCCTGGGCAAGG GAGCTGGGTCTGATCCGCAAACCAGCTTCCTTTATGACAAGCATCTGTGATGAGAGAGGTCAGGAACTGATATATGCCGGGATGCCAATCACTGAGGTCTTCAAAGAAGAGATGGGAATTGGAGGGGTTCTGGGCCTGCTCTGGTTCCAAAGGAG GTTACCAAAGTACGCCTGCCAGTTCATCGAGATGTGTTTGATGGTAACAGCAGATCACGGGCCTGCTGTATCTGGAGCCCACAACACCATTGTCTGTGCAAGAGCTGGAAAAGATCTTGTCTCGAGTCTCACTTCAGGCCTTCTTACTATT GGTGACCGGTTTGGTGGAGCGCTGGATGCTGCAGCTAAAATGttcagcaaagcctttgacagTGGGATTATCCCTATGGAGTTTGTGAATAAgatgaagaaagaagggaaactgATCATGGGCATTGGACACAGAGTCAAATCG ATAAATAACCCAGACATGAGAGTTCAGATTCTCAAAGACTACGTgaagcagcatttccctgccaCCCCACTGCTGGACTATGCACTTGAAGTAGAAAAAATTACAACTTCTAAG AAACCAAATCTTATCCTGAATGTAGATGGCTTTATTGGAGTTGCCTTTGTAGACGTACTCAGGAATTGTGGCTCGTTCACACG GGAAGAAGCAGATGAATATATTGATATAGGAGCTCTTAATGGCATCTTTGTGCTAGGCAGGAGTATGGGATTCATTG GACACTACCTGGATCAGAAGAGACTGAAGCAAGGTCTGTACCGTCACCCGTGGGATGACATATCCTATGTTTTACCGGAGCACATGACTATGTGA
- the KLHL10 gene encoding kelch-like protein 10, which translates to MMRLIIEYAYIRTVPVTADNVQSLLTAADQFNVMGIVRLCCEFLYSQMCSENCVGIYRLSDYCYCPELREAARVFILHHFEEVTRLSTEFLDLSIEEFTHILEKDELNVRQEETAFEAILKWIDHAPQDRRQHIAVLLGKVRLALMHADYFMNNVKTHQYVQDNEECKALIIKALTEMYNLDMYGQSFSDFTHLLTRPRLPCAILFAVGGWSGGSPTNAIETYDSRADQWVNVTCEQESPLAYHGTAYFNGFVYVIGGFDSMDYFSSVKRFDPLSKTWQQVAPMHSRRCYVSVAVLNDFLYAMGGFDGQTRLNTAERYQPETNQWTLIAPMHERRSDASATTLHEKVYICGGFNGTECLITAEAYNATTHQWTLIAPMNSRRSGVGVIAYGNQVYAVGGFDGVNRLRSAEAYNPLANTWRNIPNMFSPRSNFGIEVVDDLLVVAGGFNGFTTVSHVECYDENADAWYDIEDMSINRSALSCCVVPALANIREYVARRDYYVDTSSREVGVISSTSSLPV; encoded by the exons ATGATGCGCCTCATCATTGAGTACGCCTACATCAGGACAGTACCAGTCACAGCTGACAACGTTCAAAGTTTGTTGACCGCAGCCGACCAGTTCAACGTCATGGGCATCGTGAGACTCTGCTGCGAGTTCTTATATTCCCAGATGTGCTCAGAAAATTGCGTTGGCATCTACAGACTCTCAGACTATTGCTACTGCCCCGAACTGCGAGAAGCAGCCCGCGTGTTCATCCTCCATCACTTTGAGGAGGTGACCAGGCTTTCTACGGAGTTTCTAGACCTCTCCATCGAGGAGTTCACCCACAtcctggagaaggatgagctcaATGTGAGACAAGAAGAAACTGCGTTCGAGGCCATTCTGAAGTGGATTGATCACGCCCCGCAGGACCGCAGGCAGCACATTGCAGTCCTGCTGGGCAAG GTGAGACTGGCACTGATGCACGCAGATTATTTCATGAACAATGTCAAAACACACCAGTACGTGCAGGACAACGAGGAATGCAAAGCTCTCATCATAAAAGCCCTGACGGAAATGTACAACCTTGATATGTATGGCCAATCCTTTTCTGATTTCACCCACCTGCTCACCCGTCCGCGCCTGCCCTGCGCCATCCTGTTTGCTGTCGGAGGCTGGAGCGGGGGGAGCCCAACCAACGCCATCGAGACCTACGATTCCCGGGCAGACCAGTGGGTGAACGTCACGTGCGAGCAGGAAAGCCCCCTTGCCTATCACGGCACTGCTTATTTTAACGGCTTTGTCTACGTCATCGGGGGATTTGACAGCATGGATTACTTCAGCAGCGTCAAGCGGTTCGACCCACTGAGCAAAACATGGCAGCAGGTTGCCCCCATGCACTCGCGGCGCTGCTACGTCAGCGTCGCCGTTCTCAACGACTTCCTCTATGCCATGGGGGGTTTTGACGGACAGACGCGCCTTAACACAGCGGAACGGTACCAGCCCGAGACAAACCAGTGGACGCTCATTGCCCCCATGCACGAGAGGAGAAGTGACGCAAGTGCGACCACGCTGCACGAAAAG GTGTATATCTGTGGAGGGTTCAACGGAACCGAATGCCTGATCACAGCCGAAGCGTACAATGCCACCACGCACCAATGGACCCTGATCGCCCCGATGAACAGCAGGAGGAGTGGAGTAGGAGTGATTGCGTACGGAAACCAAGTGTATGCG GTCGGGGGATTCGATGGAGTCAACCGCCTTCGCAGCGCGGAAGCTTACAACCCCCTTGCCAACACATGGCGCAACATCCCCAACATGTTCAGTCCTCGCAGCAACTTTGGCATTGAGGTGGTGGATGACCTTTTGGTTGTGGCTGGCGGCTTTAACGGCTTTACTACTGTTTCCCACGTGGAGTGTTATGACGAAAACGCTGACGCGTGGTACGATATTGAGGACATGAGCATCAACCGCAGCGCTCTGAGCTGCTGTGTGGTGCCAGCTCTAGCGAACATCAGGGAGTACGTGGCCAGACGAGACTACTACGTGGACACATCTTCAAGGGAAGTCGGGGTCATTTCTTCAACAAGTAGCCTGCCTGTATAA
- the ACLY gene encoding ATP-citrate synthase isoform X1 — protein MSAKAISEQTGKELLYKYICTSSAIQNRFKYARVTPDTDWARLTQDHPWLLSERLVVKPDQLIKRRGKLGLVGINLTLDQVKAWLKQRLGQETTIANAKGILKNFLIEPFVPHKQDEEFYVCIYAAREGDYVLFHHEGGVDVGDVDAKAQKLLVAVDEKLSESDVKKHLLKHAPANKQDILASFICGLFNFYEDLYFTYLEINPIVVHNDGVYILDLAAKIDATADYICKVKWGDVEFPPPFGREAYPEEAYIADLDAKSGASLKLTILNPKGRIWTMVAGGGASVVYSDTICDLGGVNELANYGEYSGAPSEQQTYDYAKTILSLMTREKHPEGKILIIGGSIANFTNVAATFKGIVRAIKDYQGPLKEHEVRIFVRRGGPNYQEGLRVMGEVGKTTGIPIHVFGTETHMTAIVGMALGHRPIPNQPPAAAHTANFLLNASGSPSTPAPSRTASFSESRPDDIAPAKKAKPTAPLDSIPASRPGSGKATTLFSRHTKAIIWGMQTRAVQGMLDFDYICSRDEPSVAAMVYPFTGDHRQKFYWGHKEILIPVYKNMADAMRKHPEVDVLINFASLRSAYDSTVETMNYPQIRTIAIIAEGIPEALTRKLIKTADKKGVTIIGPATVGGIKPGCFKIGNTGGMLDNILASKLYRPGSVAYVSRSGGMSNELNNIISRTTDGVYEGVAIGGDRYPGSTFMDHVLRYQDTPGVKMIVVLGEIGGTEEYKICRGIKEGRITKPVVCWCIGTCATMFSSEVQFGHAGACANQASETAVAKNQALKEAGVFVPRSFDELGEVIQSVYQDLVAKRVIEPAEEVPPPTVPMDYSWARELGLIRKPASFMTSICDERGQELIYAGMPITEVFKEEMGIGGVLGLLWFQRRLPKYACQFIEMCLMVTADHGPAVSGAHNTIVCARAGKDLVSSLTSGLLTIGDRFGGALDAAAKMFSKAFDSGIIPMEFVNKMKKEGKLIMGIGHRVKSINNPDMRVQILKDYVKQHFPATPLLDYALEVEKITTSKKPNLILNVDGFIGVAFVDVLRNCGSFTREEADEYIDIGALNGIFVLGRSMGFIGHYLDQKRLKQGLYRHPWDDISYVLPEHMTM, from the exons ATGTCAGCCAAAGCCATCTCTGAGCAGACGGGGAAGGAGCTCTTGTATAAGTATATCTGTACATCTTCTGCCATCCAGAACCGTTTCAAGTATGCCCGAGTCACCCCAGACACGGACTGGGCACGACTCACCCAGGACCACCCTTGGCTTCTGAGTGAG CGTTTAGTGGTGAAACCGGATCAGCTGATAAAGAGACGAGGGAAGCTGGGACTGGTTGGAATTAACCTCACTCTGGATCAGGTGAAGGCTTGGCTCAAACAGCGTCTGGGCCAAGAAACCACG ATTGCTAATGCCAAGGGAATCCTAAAGAATTTTCTGATTGAACCCTTCGTCCCTCACAAACAG GATGAAGAGTTCTATGTGTGCATATACGCTGCCCGGGAGGGAGACTACGTGCTCTTCCACCACGAAGGGGGTGTGGATGTGGGAGATGTTGATGCCAAAGCTCAGAAGTTGCTTGTGgctgtggatgaaaagctcagtGAATCGGATGTAAAGAAACATCTCCTAAAGCATGCACCAGCAAATAAACAAGA CATCTTGGCTAGCTTCATCTGTGGCCTGTTCAACTTTTATGAAGATCTATATTTCACATACCTCGAGATCAATCCAATAG tGGTGCATAATGATGGTGTCTACATCCTTGATTTGGCCGCGAAGATTGATGCAACTGCTGACTACATCTGCAAAGTGAAATGGGGGGATGTGGAGTTCCCCCCGCCCTTTGGCAGGGAAGCTTACCCAGAG GAAGCCTACATTGCTGATCTGGACGCAAAGAGCGGAGCCAGCTTGAAACTTACTATTCTCAATCCCAAAGGCAGGATCTGGACCATGGTGGCtggtggtggtgcctctgtgGTCTACAG cgACACCATTTGTGACCTGGGTGGTGTGAATGAGCTGGCTAACTATGGGGAATACTCAGGAGCCCCAAGTGAGCAGCAGACCTACGACTATGCTAAGACTATCCTGTCCCTCATGACACGAGAGAAGCACCCTGAAG GTAAAATCCTGATCATTGGAGGCAGCATTGCTAACTTCACCAATGTAGCGGCCACTTTTAAA GGCATTGTGAGAGCGATTAAGGATTACCAAGGCCCCCTGAAGGAGCATGAGGTGAGGATCTTTGTGCGAAGAGGAGGCCCGAACTACCAGGAAGGATTACGTGTCATGGGAGAAGTTG GGAAGACCACTGGGATCCCCATCCACGTCTTTGGCACGGAGACTCACATGACTGCGATTGTGGGGATGGCGCTTGGCCATCGGCCGATCCCCAACCAGCCGCCTGCTGCAGCCCACACCGCCAACTTCCTCCTCAATGCCAGCGGCAGCCCTTCG ACTCCAGCACCAAGCAGAACAGCTTCCTTCTCAGAGTCCAGACCAGATGATATTGCTCCAGCCAAGAAGGCAAAACCAACAGCCCCTCTTG ATTCAATCCCAGCTTCAAGACCTGGTTCAG GTAAAGCTACAACTCTGTTCAGCCGTCACACCAAAGCTATCATTTGGGGCATGCAGACACGGGCTGTGCAAGGAATGCTGGACTTTGATTATATTTGCTCCCGGGACGAACCTTCAGTAGCTGCCATGGTTTATCCATTCAC TGGTGACCACAGGCAGAAGTTCTATTGGGGCCACAAAGAAATCCTGATCCCAGTCTACAAGAACATGGCAGATGCCATGAGGAAGCACCCAGAGGTGGATGTTCTCATCAACTTTGCATCTCTGCGCTCTGCTTATGACAGCACTGTTGAAACCATGAATTACCCACAG ATCCGCACCATTGCCATTATTGCTGAGGGCATTCCAGAAGCCCTGACACGCAAACTGATCAAGACAGCTGATAAAAAAGGAGTTACTATCATTGGGCCTGCAACT GTTGGTGGGATCAAACCAGGTTGCTTTAAAATAGGCAACACAGGAGGGATGCTGGATAATATCTTAGCATCAAAACTGTACCGTCCCGGCAGTGTGGCTTATGTTTCACGGTCCGGAGGAATGTCCAATGAGCTCAACAACATCATTTCCCGAACCACCGATGGGGTCTATGAAGGGGTGGCCATTGGAGGAGACAG ATACCCTGGTTCAACTTTTATGGATCATGTCTTGCGCTATCAGGATACTCCAGGAGTGAAAATGATTGTAGTACTTGGAGAG atTGGAGGCACGGAAGAGTATAAGATCTGCAGGGGTATTAAAGAAGGTCGTATCACCAAGCCAGTGGTGTGCTGGTGTATTGGTACTTGTGCCACCATGTTCTCTTCAGAG GTGCAGTTTGGCCATGCAGGAGCTTGTGCCAACCAGGCTTCTGAAACTGCTGTTGCAAAGAATCAAGCCTTGAAGGAAGCTGGTGTGTTTGTTCCCCGGAGTTTTGATGAGCTGGGAGAGGTCATTCA GTCTGTCTACCAGGATCTTGTGGCCAAGAGAGTGATTGAACCAGCTGAGGAAGTGCCTCCTCCAACTGTGCCAATGGATTACTCCTGGGCAAGG GAGCTGGGTCTGATCCGCAAACCAGCTTCCTTTATGACAAGCATCTGTGATGAGAGAGGTCAGGAACTGATATATGCCGGGATGCCAATCACTGAGGTCTTCAAAGAAGAGATGGGAATTGGAGGGGTTCTGGGCCTGCTCTGGTTCCAAAGGAG GTTACCAAAGTACGCCTGCCAGTTCATCGAGATGTGTTTGATGGTAACAGCAGATCACGGGCCTGCTGTATCTGGAGCCCACAACACCATTGTCTGTGCAAGAGCTGGAAAAGATCTTGTCTCGAGTCTCACTTCAGGCCTTCTTACTATT GGTGACCGGTTTGGTGGAGCGCTGGATGCTGCAGCTAAAATGttcagcaaagcctttgacagTGGGATTATCCCTATGGAGTTTGTGAATAAgatgaagaaagaagggaaactgATCATGGGCATTGGACACAGAGTCAAATCG ATAAATAACCCAGACATGAGAGTTCAGATTCTCAAAGACTACGTgaagcagcatttccctgccaCCCCACTGCTGGACTATGCACTTGAAGTAGAAAAAATTACAACTTCTAAG AAACCAAATCTTATCCTGAATGTAGATGGCTTTATTGGAGTTGCCTTTGTAGACGTACTCAGGAATTGTGGCTCGTTCACACG GGAAGAAGCAGATGAATATATTGATATAGGAGCTCTTAATGGCATCTTTGTGCTAGGCAGGAGTATGGGATTCATTG GACACTACCTGGATCAGAAGAGACTGAAGCAAGGTCTGTACCGTCACCCGTGGGATGACATATCCTATGTTTTACCGGAGCACATGACTATGTGA